The Neobacillus sp. OS1-2 genome includes a window with the following:
- the fliD gene encoding flagellar filament capping protein FliD: MVSVNLTTHVSGLASGMDTEKMVSDMMAVNRIPLDKLEQSKTLNTWRTDAYREINTKIASFRSAMEDLRLEGTFTSAQKVSSSSSSIDVSMSTKSTLLNFTISKADLAIPARGSSVSFATGIASGSAKLVEDGSDTNKLSFTLNGTDIAIPETSTFDEAIKIINSFSDKTKVIASNVGGSLVFNTTETGSDKTIAITGSNDKAKSLLNIADGTTTNGANAVPGEVIINGTTIKVADNTFIYDGVQINLKQAIPDGSNVAVKVVPDTDKIFDKMKTFVEKYNDLIKDLNDKLGETKNRKYPPLTAAQKKEMKEDDIKLWEEKAKSGMLANDPTIRQFLTQIRTSINEAVQGVTGTVGSLKDIGITTSTNYRDNGKLTLDETKLKSMLSTNLTDIQKLFASKFDTGVPSDNTITSSEKYSKSGLAVRVYDRIGDIIDKLKVIAGAPGTVSVNSNLAKEAATIDKNMAKVQDRLATQEQNLWKKFNAMEEALQRLNSQSSWLYQQLGQ; the protein is encoded by the coding sequence ATGGTTAGCGATATGATGGCGGTAAACAGAATCCCTTTGGATAAATTAGAGCAGTCAAAAACACTTAACACCTGGCGGACCGATGCTTATCGAGAAATTAATACGAAAATTGCTAGTTTTCGAAGTGCGATGGAGGATTTACGGCTTGAGGGGACATTTACTTCTGCTCAAAAGGTGAGTTCAAGCAGTTCTAGTATAGATGTTTCAATGTCAACAAAATCGACACTACTAAACTTTACGATTTCGAAAGCAGATTTGGCGATCCCTGCACGAGGGAGTTCGGTAAGTTTTGCAACTGGAATAGCCAGTGGATCAGCAAAATTAGTTGAGGATGGATCTGATACAAATAAATTAAGCTTCACATTAAATGGGACTGACATCGCTATACCTGAAACGAGCACTTTTGATGAGGCGATAAAAATCATTAATTCTTTTAGTGATAAAACCAAGGTGATAGCCTCCAATGTTGGCGGCTCGTTAGTTTTTAATACGACTGAAACAGGTTCAGATAAAACGATAGCGATTACCGGTTCAAATGATAAAGCAAAATCTTTATTAAATATTGCAGATGGCACCACTACAAATGGGGCTAATGCAGTGCCTGGTGAAGTGATCATTAACGGGACGACCATTAAGGTAGCGGACAATACATTTATTTATGACGGTGTCCAAATCAATCTTAAACAAGCAATTCCCGACGGAAGCAATGTCGCCGTTAAAGTAGTCCCGGATACGGATAAGATTTTTGATAAAATGAAAACCTTTGTGGAGAAATATAATGATTTAATCAAAGATTTAAATGACAAGCTTGGTGAAACAAAAAATCGTAAGTATCCACCATTAACAGCCGCCCAAAAGAAGGAAATGAAAGAAGATGATATAAAGCTGTGGGAGGAAAAAGCGAAAAGTGGGATGTTGGCAAATGATCCTACGATTAGGCAATTCTTGACTCAAATCCGGACAAGTATTAATGAGGCAGTACAGGGAGTTACCGGGACTGTAGGCTCATTGAAGGATATTGGCATTACCACAAGTACAAATTACAGGGATAATGGGAAATTAACATTAGATGAAACAAAGTTAAAATCGATGCTGTCCACAAATTTGACTGATATTCAAAAATTGTTTGCCAGCAAGTTTGATACCGGTGTGCCAAGTGACAATACCATCACCAGTTCAGAAAAATATTCAAAAAGCGGTTTGGCAGTAAGGGTATACGATCGAATTGGTGATATTATTGATAAATTAAAGGTAATTGCCGGTGCGCCAGGGACGGTTTCTGTTAATAGTAATCTGGCCAAAGAAGCAGCAACGATTGATAAGAATATGGCCAAGGTGCAAGATCGACTAGCAACTCAAGAACAGAATTTATGGAAGAAATTTAATGCAATGGAAGAGGCATTACAAAGATTAAATTCTCAAAGTTCGTGGCTATATCAGCAATTGGGGCAATAA
- a CDS encoding carbon storage regulator — protein sequence MLIVGREVGQSVIIDNEIKVTVLQYGSKFKLAVDAPNYVRISSISQNPNKQGWPKKTDRKIGQTVQIGDHVKIAMIQTQSGLLRFAIDAPKEISVFREEIYKKQAKELIS from the coding sequence GTGTTGATTGTAGGCAGGGAAGTTGGACAATCGGTGATTATTGATAATGAAATCAAAGTGACTGTTCTTCAATACGGTTCAAAGTTCAAGCTTGCTGTTGATGCTCCAAACTACGTTAGGATTTCGTCAATAAGTCAAAATCCAAACAAACAGGGCTGGCCTAAAAAGACGGATCGAAAAATAGGTCAAACGGTGCAAATTGGTGATCATGTGAAGATTGCCATGATTCAAACACAATCGGGCCTGTTGCGATTCGCAATTGATGCTCCAAAAGAAATTAGTGTATTTCGCGAAGAAATATACAAAAAACAAGCGAAAGAACTTATTAGTTAA
- a CDS encoding flagellin: protein MQINHNIAALNTYNKLNAASNAQQKSMQKLSSGLRINSAADDAAGLAISEKMRGQIRGLDMASKNAQDGVSLLQTAEGALNETQDILQRMRELAVQGSNDTSTDSDRTEIQKEVSQLKDEIDRISGTTEFNTKKLLNGDLEAGSATAKATKLDSVALKTSATQGTSIGANALAASTTITTGTNDQLNINVDGAGANEITLSAGTYTAQGLVDEINDQIGKTGALAGKVTAELTSDGKLSFVSATTGASSSVAITAGTKDALVASTINYGTPVAANGTASANTSTGSTTLVSLADSNGNNLGIKAGNQINVSVIVGGKEKTASLAVTSTTDLDDLATSIRDTIGGTAQVSISNNKLQITGQLGESFEISNLNLSVQKSSTDKTEVADNFTNKLSSYKETQTAKDIKDDGSLSFHIGANQDQTMKVDINEMSVQSLALSSVDLSTQQGAETATTVIQNALDKVSAERSKLGAFQNRLDHSINNLGTSSENLTAAESRIRDVDYALAA from the coding sequence ATGCAAATTAATCACAATATTGCAGCACTTAACACTTACAATAAGTTAAACGCTGCATCGAATGCACAACAAAAATCAATGCAAAAACTATCTTCAGGACTAAGGATAAATAGTGCTGCAGATGATGCTGCAGGCTTAGCAATTTCTGAAAAAATGCGTGGACAGATTCGCGGACTAGATATGGCTTCTAAGAATGCACAGGACGGTGTGAGTTTATTGCAAACGGCCGAGGGTGCCTTAAATGAAACTCAAGATATATTACAACGTATGCGTGAATTAGCAGTTCAAGGATCGAATGATACCTCTACAGATTCAGACCGTACAGAAATTCAAAAAGAGGTTTCTCAATTGAAGGATGAAATTGATAGAATCTCTGGTACAACAGAATTTAACACAAAGAAATTACTAAATGGTGATTTAGAGGCAGGAAGTGCAACAGCTAAAGCAACAAAGTTAGACTCAGTAGCTTTAAAAACTTCTGCTACACAGGGTACTTCTATTGGAGCAAATGCACTTGCAGCTAGTACTACAATTACAACTGGAACAAATGACCAGTTAAATATTAATGTGGATGGTGCCGGAGCAAACGAAATTACATTATCAGCAGGCACATATACAGCTCAAGGGTTAGTAGATGAAATAAATGATCAAATTGGGAAAACAGGTGCATTGGCGGGAAAAGTAACCGCTGAGTTAACATCAGACGGAAAACTTTCATTCGTATCGGCAACAACTGGTGCAAGTAGTAGTGTGGCAATTACTGCGGGAACAAAAGATGCTTTAGTAGCAAGCACCATTAACTATGGTACACCAGTTGCTGCAAACGGAACTGCATCAGCAAATACCTCAACAGGTTCAACGACCTTAGTTTCCTTAGCTGATTCTAATGGAAATAACCTTGGGATTAAAGCAGGCAATCAAATTAATGTTAGTGTTATTGTTGGTGGTAAAGAAAAAACCGCATCATTGGCTGTAACTAGCACCACAGATTTAGATGATTTAGCAACATCTATTCGTGATACTATCGGTGGAACTGCACAAGTTTCTATTAGTAATAATAAATTACAAATTACTGGTCAATTAGGTGAATCTTTCGAAATATCTAACTTGAATCTTTCTGTACAAAAATCTTCAACAGATAAAACAGAAGTAGCAGATAATTTTACAAATAAATTAAGTTCATATAAAGAAACTCAAACAGCAAAAGATATTAAAGATGATGGTTCTCTATCATTCCATATTGGTGCTAATCAAGATCAAACAATGAAGGTAGATATTAATGAAATGAGTGTTCAGTCACTGGCATTATCTTCGGTAGATCTCTCTACTCAGCAAGGTGCTGAAACTGCAACAACTGTTATTCAAAATGCATTAGATAAAGTTTCCGCAGAACGTTCAAAACTCGGTGCATTCCAAAACCGATTAGATCACTCGATTAACAATTTAGGAACTTCTTCTGAAAACTTAACTGCTGCGGAATCTCGTATCCGAGACGTAGATTATGCTTTAGCTGCCTAA